One stretch of Methanofastidiosum sp. DNA includes these proteins:
- a CDS encoding DUF1232 domain-containing protein has product MEWYYTVLIAILVFFIVLAVIVYVFRERLFNWVMASILGLYIASPIDLLPDFIPVAGWGDDIAAFVLMVGFIYRGIKMINKNKAKSRPKSVSYG; this is encoded by the coding sequence ATGGAGTGGTACTACACAGTTCTTATTGCCATCCTCGTGTTTTTTATAGTCTTGGCGGTTATAGTTTATGTCTTTAGGGAGCGATTATTTAACTGGGTCATGGCATCGATACTTGGACTATATATCGCATCCCCTATTGACCTCCTGCCTGACTTCATCCCTGTCGCAGGTTGGGGCGATGACATTGCAGCATTTGTCCTGATGGTAGGATTTATTTATAGGGGCATAAAGATGATTAATAAGAACAAAGCAAAATCACGACCCAAAAGTGTTAGTTATGGATGA
- a CDS encoding tetratricopeptide repeat protein, with translation MADTPDLEKIKTKYEKIFSLLDELKIQEAKERIEKLLKKSKGDSFLLWLKGYVLLYEGTDDLEEAIDSFNKAIEIDPDNAFAWEFKAIALRSLGRYEEAIECYDKSMEFDPLDYSAIFSRAVLLERLGKQEEALDYYSLATKIDSTNTLAWEAKANLLESLQRFDEAEECRSKIEKDYSARIVENEPKTPDEWVHKGETLEKLGKYLWANQCYDMALKIDANHQAARDLKYMLLQKHKFDSDARKNTFRSFINSEKFAVQ, from the coding sequence ATGGCAGATACACCTGACTTAGAAAAGATAAAGACAAAATATGAGAAGATATTTTCTCTCCTTGATGAACTAAAGATTCAAGAGGCGAAAGAGAGGATTGAGAAGCTCTTAAAGAAAAGCAAGGGCGACTCATTTCTATTATGGTTAAAGGGTTATGTACTTCTCTACGAGGGAACAGATGATTTAGAAGAAGCGATTGACTCTTTTAACAAGGCGATTGAAATTGACCCAGACAATGCCTTTGCATGGGAGTTTAAGGCGATAGCTTTGAGGTCTCTTGGCAGGTATGAAGAGGCTATTGAATGTTACGACAAATCGATGGAGTTTGACCCCCTTGATTACTCTGCAATTTTTAGCAGGGCGGTATTGCTTGAAAGGCTTGGAAAGCAAGAAGAAGCTCTTGACTACTACTCTCTTGCAACAAAGATTGACTCTACTAACACTCTTGCATGGGAGGCAAAGGCCAATCTTTTAGAATCTTTACAAAGATTTGACGAAGCGGAGGAATGCAGAAGCAAGATAGAAAAGGACTACTCTGCAAGGATTGTCGAAAATGAACCTAAAACACCTGACGAGTGGGTTCACAAGGGCGAAACCCTTGAAAAGCTTGGGAAGTACCTCTGGGCAAATCAATGTTATGATATGGCCTTAAAAATAGATGCAAATCATCAGGCGGCACGTGACCTAAAATATATGCTTCTGCAAAAACATAAGTTTGATTCAGATGCAAGGAAGAATACTTTCAGGTCATTTATTAACTCAGAGAAGTTTGCGGTACAATGA
- a CDS encoding DUF434 domain-containing protein — protein MKNNAFDKARNDLYLLLNRGYPKSYALRFVSDHFGLKNEERYILSRTVFSESYIKETKEKKMNLKDLKGSSLFIDGYNVIITTESVLMGEAFVSMDGLLRDTRNVSGKHRITKDTLESIDLILDLLKKYPPEKTQVYLDKMMSKSGKLSQIIRDGMEERDLNGDSETVPSVDHTLKKCNGIVATNDSAIIAEVAKFIDLPSKVKTSRGS, from the coding sequence ATGAAAAATAATGCCTTTGACAAGGCCAGAAACGACCTTTATCTTCTCTTAAATAGGGGCTATCCAAAATCTTATGCACTGCGATTTGTAAGTGACCATTTTGGCCTAAAAAATGAAGAAAGGTACATTCTTTCAAGGACTGTTTTTTCTGAGTCTTACATAAAGGAAACTAAAGAGAAGAAGATGAATCTAAAAGATCTCAAAGGGAGCTCTTTGTTTATTGACGGCTATAATGTCATAATAACAACGGAGTCAGTTCTTATGGGTGAGGCATTTGTTTCTATGGATGGCCTATTGAGGGATACAAGGAATGTTTCGGGAAAGCACAGGATAACAAAAGATACCTTAGAATCGATTGACCTTATACTGGACCTTCTAAAAAAATATCCTCCTGAGAAAACTCAAGTTTATTTGGATAAGATGATGAGTAAGAGCGGTAAGCTATCTCAGATTATAAGAGATGGGATGGAAGAGAGGGATCTAAATGGCGACTCTGAAACGGTGCCAAGTGTCGATCATACACTGAAAAAATGTAACGGGATTGTAGCAACAAATGACTCGGCCATAATAGCAGAGGTAGCGAAATTTATTGATCTCCCATCTAAGGTCAAAACTTCCAGGGGAAGTTGA
- a CDS encoding ParB N-terminal domain-containing protein translates to MEIEYIEIEKLNTHERIVPSVLNRLMIKMEREKKFSVAIIVDANTMTILDGHHRFEAAKRLGCKKVPCILVDYNDPEIKLGQWFPVIYGDVGKIVEILEKNGMSVRYEKTLKKAYWLLYSEKAGAILVPKRVTKEEVVKTARRGELFPPKTTRHMLPKLNKFVDIPLEELV, encoded by the coding sequence ATGGAGATAGAATACATCGAGATAGAAAAACTGAATACACATGAGCGTATTGTTCCCAGTGTTCTGAACAGATTAATGATTAAGATGGAGCGGGAAAAAAAATTCTCTGTTGCCATAATAGTTGATGCTAACACTATGACAATTCTCGATGGGCACCACAGATTTGAGGCTGCAAAAAGGCTAGGCTGCAAAAAAGTTCCTTGCATTCTTGTTGATTACAATGACCCAGAGATTAAATTAGGCCAGTGGTTTCCCGTTATATATGGGGATGTTGGAAAGATAGTTGAAATCTTAGAAAAAAATGGTATGAGCGTGAGGTACGAGAAAACCTTAAAGAAAGCTTACTGGCTTCTCTATTCTGAAAAAGCCGGCGCTATTCTAGTTCCAAAAAGAGTGACAAAAGAAGAAGTAGTAAAGACAGCAAGGCGCGGAGAACTTTTTCCCCCTAAAACTACAAGGCATATGCTCCCTAAACTAAACAAGTTTGTAGATATACCTCTTGAGGAGCTAGTATAG
- a CDS encoding MarR family transcriptional regulator — translation MEKTIRPESFEIFGKIFFLSNRLEYLGDNELRKDGLTTKQWQLIAVTGKYFTYPPSVSEVAEVLCTTHQNVKQLALKLQEKGFISVEKDQKDRRVIRLRLTEKNREYWESNSEESISFISSLFSTLTDKELKDLYNLLNKLEDNIDQKYKETKKNFISTLP, via the coding sequence ATGGAAAAAACTATAAGGCCTGAATCATTCGAAATTTTTGGTAAGATATTTTTCTTAAGCAATAGGCTTGAGTATCTGGGAGACAATGAGCTTAGAAAAGACGGGCTTACAACAAAGCAGTGGCAGCTTATAGCAGTCACAGGAAAGTATTTTACCTATCCTCCTTCAGTGAGTGAGGTGGCTGAGGTGCTGTGCACAACACATCAAAATGTTAAACAGTTGGCCCTAAAGCTTCAGGAGAAGGGATTTATTTCAGTTGAGAAGGATCAAAAGGACAGAAGAGTAATTAGATTAAGATTAACTGAAAAGAACAGAGAATACTGGGAGTCAAATTCAGAAGAGAGCATCTCGTTCATAAGTTCACTTTTCAGCACTTTGACAGACAAGGAGCTAAAAGACCTCTATAATCTTCTAAATAAGTTGGAAGATAATATAGATCAGAAGTATAAGGAAACAAAAAAGAACTTTATATCAACATTGCCTTAA
- a CDS encoding 30S ribosomal protein S3ae — protein sequence MLLARKRVAGKDPWKAKNWYTIYAPDMFEKKEIGETISDKPEKVLGRKIETNMKELTGDLKKSHIKLVFRVKEVTGENAYTEFFRQELSRSYLRSQIRRRNSKVDSIFNIKTKDGYTLRASTSAILTTRILTSQKKAIREIINQELTTISTNNDFAQFLDEVTSGKMSSEIYKKARKIYPLKRVEVTKIKLVDKPKSKEAA from the coding sequence ATTTTATTGGCTAGAAAAAGAGTAGCGGGAAAAGACCCGTGGAAGGCAAAGAACTGGTATACCATTTATGCTCCTGATATGTTTGAGAAGAAGGAGATTGGTGAGACGATATCCGATAAACCTGAGAAGGTATTGGGTAGAAAGATTGAGACAAATATGAAGGAGCTTACAGGAGACCTAAAGAAGAGTCACATAAAACTAGTCTTTAGAGTCAAAGAGGTCACAGGCGAAAACGCCTACACCGAATTCTTCAGACAGGAACTTTCAAGATCATACCTTAGAAGTCAGATTAGAAGAAGAAACTCAAAAGTTGACTCAATTTTCAACATAAAGACAAAGGACGGGTACACTTTAAGAGCCTCAACTTCTGCAATCCTTACCACAAGGATACTTACTTCACAGAAGAAGGCAATCAGAGAAATAATAAATCAAGAGCTAACAACAATCAGCACAAACAACGACTTTGCACAGTTCTTGGATGAAGTAACAAGCGGCAAGATGTCAAGCGAGATTTACAAGAAAGCAAGGAAGATCTACCCACTTAAGAGAGTAGAAGTCACAAAGATTAAACTCGTTGATAAGCCCAAATCAAAAGAGGCTGCATAA
- a CDS encoding DNA primase: MSDKDFIEDIVSKKGDDYFKDIKEEVGTTKYIIKAQITASGIVERPDVVGAIFGQTEGLLSDDLDLRELQKTGRIGRIRVNINSKNGKSTGEIIVPSSLDKVETAILAASLETIDRVGPCNARIDVTTIEDVRKSKRNYVIDRAKIILTTMVDEITPESSELTDEVKESVRMGEIKSFGEDQLPAGPNVDESDAIIVVEGRADVLNLLKYGIKNTIAVEGTSVSKTIAAVSHEKTVTAFVDGDRGGELILKELFQIAEIDYIARAPMGKEVEDLTKKEIIKALRNKIPAEQWIVENLDKPRTDAPKPQPKPEERDYPQKHHHYEPQQKPPEPVQQKKPYSDLDRFGEIIEKLPGTLDAYLLDAEGKVKHKVSVRDLVDAMRYTEDYEAVVFDGVVTQRLVDIAGEKGVKFLVGVKTGNITKKPVNLKVLSFKEQGGEMEAVGV; encoded by the coding sequence ATGAGTGATAAAGATTTTATTGAGGATATTGTATCGAAGAAGGGAGACGATTATTTTAAGGATATAAAAGAAGAGGTAGGTACAACTAAATACATCATCAAAGCACAGATCACAGCTAGCGGTATTGTTGAAAGGCCCGATGTCGTCGGAGCTATTTTTGGGCAGACTGAAGGATTGTTAAGTGATGACCTAGATTTGAGGGAGTTACAGAAGACCGGAAGGATAGGGAGAATTAGAGTCAACATCAACTCCAAGAATGGGAAAAGCACTGGAGAAATAATAGTGCCATCAAGTCTTGATAAAGTTGAAACTGCAATACTTGCTGCATCACTTGAGACCATCGATAGGGTAGGCCCATGCAACGCCAGAATCGATGTAACAACAATTGAAGACGTCAGAAAATCAAAGAGAAACTATGTAATTGACAGAGCTAAGATTATCCTAACAACAATGGTCGACGAGATCACACCAGAAAGCTCTGAGCTGACAGATGAGGTAAAGGAATCTGTTCGAATGGGAGAGATCAAGTCCTTTGGAGAAGACCAGCTCCCTGCAGGCCCAAACGTTGACGAAAGCGATGCAATAATCGTAGTTGAAGGAAGGGCAGATGTTTTAAATTTACTGAAGTACGGAATTAAAAACACAATAGCTGTTGAAGGTACAAGTGTTTCAAAGACAATAGCAGCTGTTTCCCATGAAAAGACAGTTACTGCATTTGTTGATGGGGACAGAGGGGGAGAGCTAATACTAAAGGAGCTTTTTCAGATAGCAGAGATTGACTACATAGCAAGGGCCCCAATGGGGAAGGAAGTAGAGGATCTAACAAAAAAAGAGATAATCAAGGCCTTAAGAAACAAGATCCCGGCAGAGCAGTGGATTGTTGAAAACCTTGACAAACCTAGAACAGATGCTCCAAAGCCACAGCCAAAACCTGAGGAAAGAGATTACCCCCAGAAGCACCACCACTACGAGCCACAACAAAAGCCACCAGAGCCGGTACAGCAAAAGAAACCTTACTCTGATCTAGACAGATTTGGAGAGATAATTGAAAAGCTACCTGGAACACTTGATGCATATCTTTTAGACGCAGAAGGAAAGGTAAAGCACAAGGTTTCTGTAAGGGATTTAGTAGACGCGATGAGATACACCGAGGATTACGAGGCTGTTGTATTTGACGGAGTCGTTACACAGAGACTTGTTGATATAGCTGGGGAAAAAGGAGTTAAATTCCTTGTCGGTGTTAAGACTGGAAACATAACAAAGAAACCTGTTAACTTAAAGGTACTTTCATTTAAGGAACAGGGCGGAGAAATGGAAGCCGTAGGTGTCTAG
- a CDS encoding phosphoribosyltransferase, translated as MEDFHSIFYSLKEFKIPFNFDIIVGIARGGIIPSSILSFIYEKELFLLWLNLYGEGMPPERVHDKPKLMRPFDHDLSGKRVLLVDDLSRSGETIEFAKKILKEKGASGIKSLVLVGKGDYFLQEFKGCVNFPWKF; from the coding sequence GTGGAAGATTTCCATAGTATTTTTTATTCTTTAAAAGAATTTAAAATCCCATTTAATTTTGATATTATAGTTGGAATAGCAAGAGGCGGTATAATACCCTCTTCAATTTTGTCATTTATTTATGAGAAAGAGCTTTTTCTCTTGTGGCTAAATCTATACGGAGAGGGAATGCCTCCTGAAAGAGTCCATGATAAGCCAAAACTCATGAGGCCTTTCGATCATGATTTGTCCGGAAAGAGGGTTTTGCTCGTAGACGATCTCTCAAGAAGTGGAGAAACAATTGAGTTTGCCAAAAAAATCCTGAAAGAAAAAGGCGCTTCTGGGATCAAGTCACTTGTTTTAGTTGGGAAGGGCGACTATTTCCTTCAAGAGTTTAAGGGATGCGTCAACTTCCCCTGGAAGTTTTGA
- a CDS encoding type II glyceraldehyde-3-phosphate dehydrogenase, with protein sequence MINVFINGYGTVGKRVADAVALQKDMKIIGVSKRTPDFDAEQAIKKGFDLYCVEGADVDAFKKRGLETKGYLKDIKDSVDVVIDGAPGKQGAKNMELYKSLGLNAIFQGGEDASIATSFNAHANFDKNVGQKYIRVVSCNTTGLARTLSCLYEADAIKKVKAVMIRRAADPGDNKRGPINAIVPEVKVPSHHGPDLKTVLPVDIETIAVKVPTTLMHLHTIMVDLKRDIKREDVIDLFNNRSRVILVSKEDGIDSTADIMEFAKNLGRNRGDMYEINVWKDSINIKDGTLYYIQAIHQESDIVPENVDAIRAMFDLKKRDESIEMTNKALGIL encoded by the coding sequence ATGATCAATGTATTCATAAATGGATACGGTACAGTTGGGAAGAGGGTAGCAGATGCAGTCGCCCTCCAGAAGGATATGAAGATAATAGGCGTTTCAAAGAGAACGCCCGATTTTGATGCAGAACAGGCGATAAAGAAGGGCTTTGATCTTTATTGCGTTGAAGGTGCCGATGTAGACGCTTTCAAGAAGAGAGGATTGGAAACAAAAGGTTACCTAAAGGATATTAAAGACTCCGTAGACGTAGTCATAGACGGCGCACCTGGAAAGCAGGGCGCTAAGAACATGGAGCTCTATAAGTCACTTGGTCTAAATGCCATTTTCCAGGGAGGAGAAGATGCTTCTATAGCTACCTCCTTTAACGCTCACGCTAATTTTGATAAAAATGTAGGTCAGAAATACATAAGGGTTGTTTCTTGCAATACAACTGGACTTGCAAGGACACTAAGTTGCCTATATGAAGCCGACGCCATAAAGAAGGTCAAGGCTGTAATGATCAGAAGGGCAGCAGACCCAGGAGATAACAAAAGGGGACCTATAAATGCCATAGTACCTGAAGTAAAGGTACCATCTCATCATGGCCCTGATTTAAAGACTGTTCTCCCAGTGGATATAGAGACTATAGCCGTAAAGGTGCCAACAACATTGATGCACCTTCACACAATAATGGTAGATTTAAAGAGGGATATAAAGAGGGAGGACGTAATAGACTTATTCAATAACAGATCAAGAGTTATTTTAGTAAGTAAAGAAGATGGAATAGATTCTACCGCAGATATTATGGAGTTTGCAAAGAATCTGGGTAGAAATAGAGGGGACATGTATGAAATTAATGTCTGGAAGGATTCAATTAATATTAAGGACGGAACACTTTACTATATCCAGGCTATTCATCAGGAATCAGACATTGTCCCAGAAAATGTAGATGCCATAAGAGCCATGTTTGACCTTAAGAAGAGAGACGAGTCAATCGAAATGACAAACAAGGCCCTTGGCATTCTATAA
- the hypF gene encoding carbamoyltransferase HypF, producing the protein MKSIMVYGTVQAVGFRPFVYRIAVENKVSGYVRNRGEYVEIVIDGPPGKIDTFIEDLNLKKPPLAKIDRLDIKDISSDENFKESLFYIKESKSGNSSSASIIPPDICVCEDCQRELFQKTDRRYLYPFINCTNCGPRFTIIKKTPYDREMTTMGKFNLCSDCLKEYTDVLDRRYHAEPVACPLCGPHYSLFDSSKKRIENPIETAAKLFEDGKIIAIKGLGGYHIGCDALNKNSVKELRRRLERPYQPFAILARNIGSIEKVCHVSDEERKIISSHERPIVVLEKKDSKTFEPASPGLHNVGIMLPYSPLHFLLFNYTSLDFFVMTSANMPGDPMITENSSAFNSLDVDYFLCHNLNIYNRCDDSVIRDGKFIRRSRGFVPQGIEIPHAKKVLAFGAELNNAFTLTKEKKAFISQHIGNTTHYDTLLFFEDAIKKMLTLLNMKMEEIELLVSDLHPQYETTKLAERYSKETGIPLLKIQHHVSHARAVFTENDIEEGVAIVCDGTGYGLDGKSWGGEVFHVTDNSEERIGHLKEYPLLGGDKAAKEPLRVLVSLLNDEDLSGYSNSYKYGLQGINALKNLVKEERVHSTSCGRILDMFSVMLFACSERSYEGEPAMKLESLAWNGNDLKIPIEIEGNILQISEFAKKIFDLRNKESKKDLAKTVHVSLAKAFSEIAIDEARKDHLPIGFSGGVAYNKIFSDVIKESVESHRLKYVEHRLIPCGDGGVSFGQSLFAYKNI; encoded by the coding sequence ATGAAAAGCATAATGGTCTATGGAACAGTTCAGGCTGTTGGGTTTAGACCATTTGTCTATAGAATTGCCGTTGAAAATAAAGTAAGCGGCTATGTGAGGAACAGGGGGGAGTATGTAGAGATTGTAATTGATGGCCCTCCTGGAAAGATTGATACTTTTATTGAAGATTTAAACCTAAAAAAGCCCCCTCTTGCCAAGATAGATAGGCTTGACATAAAGGACATATCTTCTGATGAAAATTTCAAAGAAAGTCTTTTTTACATAAAGGAGAGTAAAAGTGGGAATTCCAGTTCAGCTTCCATAATACCTCCCGACATTTGTGTCTGCGAAGATTGCCAGAGAGAGCTATTTCAAAAAACTGATAGGAGATACCTTTATCCATTTATTAACTGCACAAACTGTGGCCCAAGATTTACCATTATTAAAAAGACCCCATACGACAGAGAAATGACTACTATGGGCAAGTTCAATCTGTGCTCTGACTGCCTTAAGGAGTACACGGATGTTCTAGATAGGCGATACCATGCAGAGCCCGTTGCGTGCCCTTTATGCGGCCCACATTACTCTCTCTTTGATAGTTCAAAGAAAAGGATAGAAAATCCCATTGAAACTGCAGCAAAGTTATTCGAAGATGGGAAAATCATAGCCATAAAAGGTCTAGGCGGGTACCACATCGGCTGTGATGCCTTAAATAAAAATTCTGTCAAAGAGTTACGAAGGAGATTGGAGAGACCCTATCAGCCGTTTGCAATTCTTGCGAGGAATATAGGATCAATTGAAAAGGTCTGTCATGTCAGTGATGAAGAGAGAAAGATTATATCCTCCCATGAGCGGCCAATCGTTGTATTGGAAAAAAAGGACTCTAAGACCTTTGAACCTGCATCCCCTGGACTTCATAACGTCGGCATAATGCTTCCATACTCCCCGCTTCATTTCTTATTATTTAATTACACTTCACTTGACTTTTTTGTCATGACCTCTGCCAATATGCCCGGGGATCCCATGATAACTGAAAATAGCTCTGCTTTTAATTCCCTAGATGTTGATTACTTCCTCTGCCACAATCTAAATATATACAATAGGTGCGATGACTCAGTCATCCGTGACGGAAAGTTCATCAGAAGGTCAAGGGGGTTTGTGCCACAAGGTATTGAAATTCCCCATGCAAAAAAAGTATTGGCTTTCGGTGCAGAGCTTAACAATGCATTTACTTTGACAAAGGAAAAAAAAGCATTTATCTCTCAGCACATTGGAAATACCACTCATTATGATACACTACTATTTTTTGAAGATGCGATAAAAAAAATGCTAACTCTTCTAAACATGAAGATGGAAGAGATAGAACTTTTAGTATCAGACCTTCACCCACAATACGAAACAACAAAACTTGCAGAAAGGTACTCCAAAGAAACTGGGATACCTTTACTTAAGATTCAACACCATGTTTCCCATGCAAGGGCCGTTTTTACTGAGAACGATATAGAGGAAGGCGTTGCAATAGTTTGCGACGGTACAGGCTACGGTCTTGATGGAAAGTCCTGGGGAGGAGAGGTATTTCACGTTACAGACAATAGTGAAGAAAGAATAGGCCATCTTAAGGAATACCCACTTCTAGGAGGAGACAAGGCCGCAAAGGAACCTTTGAGAGTTCTAGTTTCACTTCTAAATGATGAAGACCTTTCTGGATACTCAAACTCCTACAAATACGGATTGCAGGGCATCAATGCATTAAAGAATCTGGTAAAAGAAGAAAGAGTTCATTCAACTTCTTGCGGCAGAATCCTCGACATGTTTTCTGTGATGCTTTTTGCTTGCTCTGAAAGAAGTTATGAAGGCGAGCCTGCCATGAAGCTAGAGTCACTTGCGTGGAATGGAAATGACCTTAAGATACCGATTGAAATAGAAGGCAACATCTTGCAAATAAGTGAGTTTGCAAAAAAAATATTTGATTTAAGGAATAAAGAAAGCAAAAAAGATCTAGCAAAAACTGTCCATGTTTCCCTTGCAAAGGCATTTTCTGAGATTGCAATTGACGAAGCAAGAAAAGATCACCTCCCAATTGGCTTTTCGGGTGGAGTTGCCTATAACAAAATATTCTCAGATGTTATCAAAGAGAGTGTTGAATCACATAGGCTAAAGTATGTAGAACATAGGCTCATACCTTGTGGTGACGGGGGCGTTTCTTTTGGTCAGTCACTTTTTGCATACAAAAACATATAA